The following are encoded together in the Pedobacter steynii genome:
- the sufC gene encoding Fe-S cluster assembly ATPase SufC, with protein MLSIKNIHANIEGKEILKGINLDIKAGEVHAIMGPNGSGKSTLASVLAGREEYEVTEGEVTFLEKDLLELSTEDRAREGLFLAFQYPVEIPGVSTTNFIKAAVNEKRKYQGEEPLDAVAFLKMMKQKMALVEIDQSLLSRSINEGFSGGEKKRNEVFQMAMLEPKLAILDETDSGLDIDALRIVANGINKLRNENRAILLITHYQRLLDYIQPDFVHVLYNGKIVKSGTKELALELEEKGYDFITDEADLAASL; from the coding sequence ATGTTATCAATCAAAAATATACACGCAAATATTGAAGGTAAGGAAATCCTGAAAGGAATTAATCTCGACATTAAAGCGGGTGAAGTTCATGCCATTATGGGGCCCAACGGTTCCGGCAAAAGCACCCTTGCCTCCGTACTTGCAGGAAGAGAAGAATATGAAGTAACTGAAGGTGAAGTGACCTTCCTGGAAAAAGACCTGTTGGAGCTTTCTACTGAGGACAGGGCACGTGAGGGTCTATTTCTGGCCTTCCAGTATCCTGTAGAGATTCCTGGAGTAAGCACAACAAATTTCATTAAAGCTGCTGTAAATGAGAAACGCAAGTATCAGGGCGAAGAGCCTTTAGATGCGGTTGCTTTCTTAAAAATGATGAAACAAAAAATGGCTTTGGTAGAGATTGACCAGTCATTGTTGAGCCGCTCTATCAATGAAGGCTTTTCCGGTGGAGAAAAGAAAAGAAATGAAGTTTTCCAGATGGCTATGTTGGAACCTAAACTGGCCATCCTTGACGAAACAGATTCCGGACTGGACATTGATGCTTTACGTATCGTGGCAAACGGCATCAACAAACTGAGAAATGAAAACCGTGCCATATTGCTCATCACCCATTATCAACGCCTGCTGGATTATATTCAGCCCGACTTTGTACATGTTCTTTACAACGGAAAAATTGTAAAATCCGGAACGAAAGAACTGGCTTTGGAGCTG
- the sufB gene encoding Fe-S cluster assembly protein SufB, whose translation MNEDLNMLEQTALNDYKYGFVTDIDTDIIPKGLNEAVIALISKKKNEPEWMLNWRLKAYAHWLKMEEPKWPNVKYPPINYQDIIYYAAPKKKEQLNSLDEVDPELLRTFEKLGISLNEQKRLTGVAVDVVMDSVSIATSFKEQLLEIGVIFCSISEAIQKHPDLVKKYLGSVVPMTDNYFSALNSAVFTDGSFCYIPKGVRCPMELSTYFRINAENSGQFERTLIIAEEESYVSYLEGCTAPMRDENQLHAAVVELVAMKKAEIKYSTVQNWYPGDKDGQGGIYNFVTKRGMCQGDHSKISWTQVETGSAITWKYPSVILKGDYSIGEFYSVAFTNHHQQADTGTKMIHLGKNTRSRIVSKGISAGQSQNSYRGLVRASKGATNARNYSQCDSLLLGDKCGAHTFPYIEVKNKTAIVEHEATTSKIGEDQLFYCRQRGIDAETAVALIVNGFAKEVMNQLPMEFAIEAQKLLAISMEGSVG comes from the coding sequence ATGAATGAAGATTTAAATATGCTCGAGCAAACCGCACTAAATGATTACAAGTACGGTTTTGTTACAGATATTGATACGGATATTATTCCCAAAGGGCTGAATGAGGCGGTTATAGCCCTCATTTCGAAAAAGAAAAATGAGCCGGAATGGATGCTGAACTGGCGTCTCAAAGCCTATGCACACTGGCTAAAGATGGAGGAGCCCAAATGGCCCAATGTCAAATATCCACCCATTAATTATCAGGATATCATTTATTATGCTGCACCTAAGAAGAAAGAACAGCTCAATAGTCTGGATGAAGTAGATCCTGAATTGCTGCGCACATTTGAAAAGTTGGGAATTTCATTGAATGAACAAAAGAGGCTAACCGGTGTAGCAGTGGATGTAGTGATGGACAGCGTTTCTATTGCCACCTCTTTTAAGGAACAGCTTTTAGAAATAGGTGTTATTTTTTGCTCCATCAGCGAAGCCATTCAAAAACATCCTGATCTGGTAAAAAAATATCTGGGCTCTGTCGTGCCGATGACAGACAATTACTTTTCCGCATTAAACTCTGCAGTATTTACGGATGGATCTTTCTGTTACATTCCTAAGGGCGTACGTTGTCCGATGGAGCTTTCTACTTATTTCCGTATCAATGCAGAAAACTCAGGACAGTTTGAACGGACTTTAATCATTGCGGAAGAAGAGAGTTATGTCAGTTATCTGGAAGGTTGTACTGCCCCGATGAGGGATGAAAACCAGTTGCATGCTGCAGTAGTAGAACTTGTAGCGATGAAAAAGGCCGAAATTAAATACTCTACGGTTCAAAACTGGTATCCTGGTGATAAAGATGGCCAGGGCGGGATCTATAATTTCGTTACCAAACGAGGAATGTGTCAGGGTGATCATTCTAAGATTTCCTGGACACAGGTAGAAACAGGGTCAGCAATTACCTGGAAATATCCAAGTGTAATCCTGAAAGGCGACTACTCAATCGGAGAATTTTATTCCGTAGCCTTTACCAACCACCATCAACAGGCAGATACAGGAACTAAAATGATTCATCTGGGGAAAAATACCCGCAGCAGGATTGTTTCCAAAGGTATTTCGGCCGGACAAAGTCAGAATAGCTACCGCGGTTTGGTTCGTGCCAGTAAAGGAGCAACCAATGCACGAAATTACTCGCAATGTGACTCCCTCCTGTTGGGCGACAAATGTGGTGCCCATACCTTCCCATATATAGAAGTAAAAAACAAAACTGCCATTGTAGAACATGAAGCAACAACCTCAAAGATCGGGGAAGATCAGTTGTTCTATTGCAGACAACGTGGTATTGACGCAGAAACTGCTGTAGCCCTGATTGTCAATGGCTTTGCAAAAGAAGTAATGAATCAGTTGCCTATGGAATTTGCCATAGAGGCGCAAAAACTACTTGCCATCAGTATGGAAGGCAGTGTAGGATAG